A single window of Plasmodium malariae genome assembly, chromosome: 8 DNA harbors:
- the PmUG01_08017800 gene encoding Plasmodium exported protein, unknown function, whose protein sequence is MIFSKSIITAIQKSEKCIIKSYISEDVERLRIKNVNNIDKIIIRTVSLCKFFLFTILLWITQCSNKFSQNEEVDTDNMRRKTYLRASRLLAQPSVEFDTVFNMYEKNFLDKMGCNSNEKDQIKGMMRSYFNQLDMSSLAKQYEQNPGKIPNMDPNMLRNIDPNMLRNIDPNMLRNIDSNILKNIDPNMFPPPNPNMMPSPNPNMMPSPNPNVMPSPNPIACAPSYINGIEKKNTEEANSEVQEKNENVPDQNVECPNNKCRWIRNFINYFDFLRTPSFISVSTLLSVCFGKYKISLLLLTILFTKTVNLCWTLRNIHNQFLRKQ, encoded by the exons atgatTTTTAGTAAATCAATTATTACAGCAATACAGAAATcagaaaaatgtataattaaaagtTATATAAGTGAGGATGTAGAAAgattaagaataaaaaatgttaataatatagataaaataataataagaacaGTTTccttatgtaaattttttctgtttacCATTTTATTATGGATAACACAATGTTCAAATAaa ttTAGTCAAAATGAAGAAGTGGACACTGACAACATGAgaagaaaaacatatttaagaGCTAGTAGATTACTGGCACAACCATCTGTAGAATTTGATACAgtatttaatatgtatgaGAAAAACTTCTTAGACAAAATGGGATGTAACAGTAATGAAAAGGATCAAATTAAAGGTATGATGAGGTCATATTTTAATCAATTAGATATGTCATCCTTAGCTAAACAATATGAACAAAACCCAGGTAAAATACCAAACATGGACCCCAATATGCTACGAAACATAGACCCCAATATGCTACGAAACATAGACCCTAATATGCTACGAAACATAGactcaaatatattaaaaaacatagaTCCAAATATGTTCCCACCTCCCAATCCAAACATGATGCCATCGCCCAATCCAAACATGATGCCATCGCCCAATCCAAACGTGATGCCATCGCCCAATCCTATTGCTTGCGCTccttcatatataaatgggatagaaaaaaaaaacacagaAGAAGCTAATTCCGAAGTTCaagaaaagaatgaaaatgtACCTGATCAAAATGTCGAATGTCCAAATAATAAGTGTAGATGGATTAGGAATTTTATAAACTATTTTGACTTTTTGAGAACTCCATCGTTTATATCAGTGAGCACATTATTATCAGTGTGTTTTGGGAAATACAAGATTTCACTACTCTTATTAACCATATTATTTACTAAAACAGTAAATTTATGTTGGACTCTTAGAAATATTCATAATCAGTTTTTGAGAAAACAATAA
- the PmUG01_08017900 gene encoding Plasmodium exported protein, unknown function, with the protein MEKLKRKDRKKRKSIFLPIFKISICAFLVWIIQCLIKDTCQYGANNKQNMEGTMLLTFSRFLSEPKIEFDAVFGEFKNKFLDKMELHDQEKNQIKNMMHSYFNNIDFKALEEQIKENPNMCQQYPPPPDLLEKFPPPPNMLENFPLPPNVFQNFQPPPDMFGKFPVYPNMFPEHLPNTSAHENAQPSTSTFEHTQPTTNTFENAQPSTSTFEHIQPTTSTFENAQPTTSTFENAQPSTSTFEHTQPNISTFEHTQPRTCTLENPEPSTSIFEDPQQNNNIFEDPYSITSTFEDPQTSTCTFEDRQPSIGVFEDTQPSSNIYENSEQSTSLFEGPHHNTSLFENPQSSVSVSEDPQHSTSISEDPKHCNGIFEVPEQSSSTCEDPKPSTCSFEHPQSYTSIFEDSQPSSSILEDSQPSTSTFENVQPKTCTLEDSEPSTKIFEVPERSTSTFEDPEPSSSTFEDPEPSTSTVEDPEPSSSTFEDPEPSIDPIGETHQYLKQSENPKQSTNLFEVPQSSTNPNGKPQYCLNPVEQPQQSKHLFEQLLTSSYPNGRPQQYINPFEQMQQSSNLFEVPQPSTSSNAQPQQYLNPLEQMQQNPHLLEQMKRNAHLFEQVQRNANTFQKLDTIEQNKNINKEESKKKDDIPKQEVGKNKEVIENGNDEEENEVFEDALEYNDEIFKKLDGIKDGTECKQKTEEKKETFEKPNKKLQSNENLNVQGTGANNNVSEQEIKKPDDNNKISKVMFGLNLLGINPKLGVNALLLVALGYFNATYFAYFMMFVIVLNFYLELKSMYYKLRRR; encoded by the coding sequence tttttggaTAAAATGGAATTACATGATCAGGAAAAGAaccaaattaaaaatatgatgcactcttattttaacaatataGATTTCAAAGCCCTAGAGGAACAGATTAAGGAAAATCCAAATATGTGTCAGCAATATCCACCACCTCCCGATTTACTTGAAAAATTTCCGCCTCCTCCCAATATGCTTGAAAATTTTCCACTTCCACCTAATGTATTTCAGAATTTTCAACCCCCACCAGATATGTTTGGGAAATTTCCAGTTTATCCAAACATGTTTCCAGAACATCTTCCAAATACTAGCGCACATGAAAATGCTCAACCTAGTACTAGTACATTTGAACATACACAACCAACTACGAACACGTTTGAAAATGCTCAACCAAGTACTAGTACATTTGAACATATACAACCAACTACGAGCACGTTTGAAAATGCTCAACCAACTACGAGCACGTTTGAAAATGCTCAACCAAGTACTAGTACATTTGAACATACACAACCAAATATTAGCACATTTGAACATACACAACCAAGAACGTGTACACTTGAAAATCCTGAACCAAGTACTAGCATATTTGAAGATCCtcaacaaaataataatatatttgaagaTCCTTATTCTATTACTAGCACGTTTGAAGATCCTCAAACAAGTACATGTACATTTGAAGATCGTCAACCAAGTATTGGCGTATTTGAAGATACTCAACCTAGTAGtaacatatatgaaaattcaGAACAAAGTACGAGCTTATTTGAAGGTCCTCATCATAATACTAGCTTATTTGAAAATCCTCAATCTAGTGTTAGCGTATCTGAAGATCCTCAACATAGTACTAGCATATCTGAAGATCCTAAACATTGTAATGGCATATTTGAAGTTCCTGAACAAAGTTCTAGCACATGTGAAGATCCTAAACCGAGTACATGTTCATTTGAACATCCTCAATCATATACTAGCATATTTGAAGATTCTCAACCGAGCAGTAGCATACTTGAAGATTCTCAACCAAGTACAAGCACATTTGAAAATGTTCAACCAAAAACGTGTACACTCGAAGATTCTGAACCAAGtactaaaatatttgaagTCCCTGAACGAAGTACTAGTACGTTTGAAGATCCTGAACCAAGTTCTAGTACGTTTGAAGATCCTGAACCAAGCACTAGCACGGTTGAAGATCCTGAACCAAGTTCTAGTACGTTTGAAGATCCTGAACCAAGTATTGACCCTATTGGAGAAACGCACcaatatttaaaacaatCAGAAAATCCTAAACAAAGCACGAATTTATTTGAAGTTCCTCAATCTAGTACGAACCCCAATGGAAAACCACAATATTGTTTAAACCCCGTTGAACAACCTCAACAAAGCAAACATTTATTTGAACAGCTTTTAACTAGTTCTTACCCTAATGGACGACCacaacaatatataaatCCATTTGAACAGATGCAACAAAGCTCGAACTTATTTGAAGTTCCTCAACCTAGTACTAGCTCTAATGCACAACCACAACAATATTTAAATCCACTTGAACAGATGCAACAAAATCCGCATTTACTTGAACAGATGAAAAGAAATGCTCATTTATTTGAACAGGTGCAAAGAAATGCAAATACTTTTCAAAAACTTGACACAAttgaacaaaacaaaaatataaataaagaagaaagtaaaaaaaaagatgatatACCTAAACAAGAAgttggaaaaaataaagaggtAATTGAAAATGGAAATGATGAAGAGGAAAACGAAGTATTTGAAGATGCATTAGAATACAATGATgagatatttaaaaaattagacgGAATAAAGGATGGTACTGAATGTAAACAAAAAactgaagaaaaaaaggaaacgTTTGAAAAACCCAATAAAAAACTTCAAtctaatgaaaatttaaatgttcaAGGAACAGGagcaaataataatgtaagcGAACAAGAAATCAAAAAAcctgatgataataataaaatttcaaaGGTCATGTTTGGATTAAATTTATTAGGCATTAATCCTAAACTTGGCGTAAATGCACTTTTGCTTGTGGCACTCGGGTATTTCAATGCTACTTATTTCGCATACTTTATGATGTTTGTAATAgtgttaaatttttatttggaaTTAAAAAGCATGTATTACAAATTAAGGAGAcgataa